The DNA segment atttttaataggactgtttagtattttgatgtctagtttcttgagttctatatatactgtggagatcaatcctctgtccgATGTgttgttggtgaagatcttttcccattctgttggctgtctttttgtcttactgactgtgtcttttgccctgcaaaagcttctcaattttgagaggtcccatttattaattattgtgctctgggtctgtgctgttggtgttttatttaggaaatggtctctggtgccaatgcattcaagagtgcttcctactttcttttctattaagtttagtgtaactggatttatgttaaggcttttgatccacttggacttgagttttgtgcatggtgacagatatggatctatttgtaatatttctctatatgtaatatatgtaataaTTCTATATGTAAtatttctcttagtgtctgcataagatttgtacATGATCTTCTagtttcatagtctctattgagaagtctggtgttattctgatgggtttgcctttatatgttacttggtctatttcctttgtggctcttaatattttttctttgttctgtgtgtttagtgttttgattattgtgtggtgaggggactttttttttcctttggagccatcctattcggtgttctgtgagcttcttatatcttcataggtatttctttctttaggttagcaaagttttcttctatgattttgttgaatatattttctgtgcctttgagttggtattcctctcctttttctatccctattatttttaggtttggtcttttcatggtgtcccaaatttcttggatgttttctgTTACGActattttgtctttagtgttttctttgactgatgaatctattttctctattgtgtcttcagtgtcagagattctatgttccatctcttgcaattggttggttatgcgtgtttctgtagctcctgttcgtttagtcaggatttctatttccagcattccctgagcatgtgttttctttattgactcaAATtgatttttcagatcttggaatgtttctttcatctgtttaattgttttttcttggatttttttgatttcttccatatttttgttcattttttcttccatttctttaagggagtttttcatttcctctttaagggaagtttgtatttcctctttaatggagttttcatttcctctttaagggaagttttatttcctctttaaggaagtttttcatttcatctttaagtgaactttttatttcctctttaaggaaatttttttcttctttaagggcctctatcatcttcttaaagtcatttgaggattgatttcttctgttttttctgtcttggtatgttcagtacttgcaggtgtagaatcactaggttctgatgttgccatataggtttTAAAGTTGTTGCCTGCATTTTTACGCTGgtatctactcatctcttcctctgcttggtgcaagtggtgtctatgtctgagagtgcctctcgttctaatttttagtcttggttcactaggatttcttggttaaattggtgctattgggctgtttcttcaggagcagctgatctcagttggtgaagtatatacttatgattctgttgatctggtttggtggctgggcagcgccttcttctgtgttcccaggtcatattttgttcattcgtcaactcctcagctgatcttgtttcttcagacttcaaactgtagggatctgaatcctctcccagatggatttcagctgagtagTGTATTCTCAcaaacacctccaagttgttgggtttcgcaggatcagcagctgggccctgagttggcctcagatggagtgttgagatttgttctggttccatcccacagagatagcttcttccccaggtgttgggttTAGAAGCGTCCCTGTTTCAAggtcttgattaagagcttgttttcactagctcttcagtgggtaatagctcagtttctggtctttattgcaaatGTGTTTTGGCTGACACGTGCttggcctgcctgcctccccactGGGCTGCCGTCTGCctctgctgtgcctgcctgcctctgccaggcctgtctacctctgccggcCACCACTGCAGGTCTACTTGCCTCTCCTTGTCACTGCTTCTGTTACTGTGTATCTGTGCaggctgccgccaggcctgtatgtctctgctggctgccaccactgggcctgtatgtctctgccagctgagGCAGGGCCTGTCTATCTCTGTGGGTCACCACAGGGCCTGTCAGTATTTGCcggctgccaccaggcctgtctgtctctgtgggccgcctccaggcctgtatgtctctgccagcctgctgagcctgtctgtctctgccagccGCCGCCACTGAGGctctggtattttctttgactgattaatttatttcctccattgtatcctctacaccagagactcttccatctcttgtattctgctggttacttgcatctgtgtttcctgtttgtttactcatattttctatatccagcattccctctgtttgtgtcttcttcattgtttctatttcccttttcaggttttgaactgtttccttcacatgtttaattgctttttcatgcttttcttggctttctttaagggatttattgatttcctcctatttttcagttgccttttcctctatttctttgttgatttcttccaatttttttgtttgtcttttcctcaattcctttaagggaatttttcagtttttttcttgaaaggcctctatcatcttcatgaagctaattttaaggtcattttcttctgattgTTCGACATTATTATGTTAGGTCTTACTGTTAGAAGAAGGCTAGGTTCTGTTGATGcaatattgttctttatgtttttgtatgtattttgcaTTGAAATCTGCCCATCTCATCCTCTAATAGGTgaaagaggtgcctgtgtctgagcaagctggtattggtccactctgtgctttttGTGTCTGTGACTCAGGGGGTCCCTTTGTGTCCAGTCTTAGCTCtttgtctaattggagctggcagattctaaaTATCAGGGAGTACACTTGGACCAAtgcaagctagctgattctgtgactcacctAGTTGCTCTTGGTCTTCTCAGGGCTGTTGGTATAGTCAGAGCTGGTGGAATCTGTGTCTTAGAAAACCTCTCTTGGTTCAGTGAGAACTGGCAGATtatgtgtctcaggaagccaccaTTGaaccaatgagagctggtggattcctTGTCTCAGCAAGTTGCTGGGGTTGtaggcagatgggtattgggtATTGATTGGGGTGTAGACTGTAGGGTCCGATGGGGGGGGTTAGTGGAGAAGCCTGGCCCAAGGAAATTTTCCCTGCTAGCCAGCATCTGGGAAAGAGTTGTCTAGGGGTTCTTGGGGACTGTTTGtttcccagggcctgggtcccagaggcaggactcactgggagggaggggagtcacTCAcatcttggtccaatgagagctggaagattccttgtctcaggaagttactggaaTCCCAGGCACTTGGGTATTGGAATAGGActtgggtcttgtagattgcagggtctgatagGGGATTAGGGGAGCCTTGCCATGGGGAGTTTTCCCTACTGGCCAGCAACCCATGGAGGCTTAGTTTTATGTTCAAAGAAGGTATTTGAATATGtgaagagaaaataatgaaaatatccaTGAAACCTCATATTTTACACAgagattttagttttcttatacTGAGGAATGAGTTCAGAGTCTTATTCATCTTAGGTGATCACTATAACTCTAAGCCATATCCCTATCCCAAATACCTTCATGTCTTGAAAGTCATTCTCAATCTAGGTTTAATTATGAGATATAAGTAGTTCATGGTTTTTTAGTAATAATTACAATTCAGAAAATACTAATAAGAAGGACAGTGTACACTACTCCTTTGATCTACCTAGAGttctttatttggtgtgtgtctTTTGGGATAATATACATTTgtgaataaatatatgcatatgtgtacatacttgTATACACATGTAAGCAGTATGAATGACATTCACACATGATTTGATATACCATGTgaattatagttttcattttttgatttcAGCAGGCCATGTAGGTTACTTCCTTTTTTAATAGTCATGAGAAGTTTCATCACATTATTTTAGAAGTGATAATTTATTTGAGCATTCCTTTGTTTATTACCCTCAtttacattattcataatatttctATATTACAAACAAAGGTGAATAAACATGATCTTAGTGTGATATTGCCAACCCCAATCTCACTGTCAATTCCAAGCACTGAAACACCTGGTCAACAAATATGAACATTTCAGCATTTGATGGATATTATGAAATTGTTGTCAAAATTATCATAAAGTAGCTATTGCCACTATACTCATGGATCTCCAAGCTTCTCTTACTATTATTTACAGTGTTCGGAATAGTAATCTGTACATAGACCACTGAAATATCTCCATGTGACAACAGGGAAAAAGGTATGAGAGCTCAGTGCTTTTAAAGCCATGACTCCTGTTTTCCTGTCTTCCCTTGTATTCTCACTGACTCTATTCTTCTTTCATGCCTTGTTCAGATTTGCCAACATGAAGGAGtacatcttcaagttcagtggcCTGATTTGTAGTACATCAGCTTTGGTATTTGAAATCATCCTTGCAAACAGCCAATGCTGGTGCCTGTGGGAGTTTAACAACAAGCTTGTGCAATTTGTGTCAATTGGACTCTGGGAAACTTATTACACTCAGGACTTTAACATCTCTGGGTCTATGACCAGGATGTTGGTTCATACCCCTATCAATGAAACCTGGTACAAGTCATCGgaatttcagtatttacaagtCCTGATAGCATGGGCCATATCGATGAAAATCCTTGTCCTGATTTTCACTTCAGTGGCCATTAAGATCAGCTACATGGAAGAACCATTCATTGAGATCCAGCTGTTTTGCTACAAGATGTCTGCCATAATTTTGGCTGTGAGCAGCCTTTTCACACTTGttactgtgaccttgaaccacctTGTAGACATGTATGGGCAAACCACACTTGAATTTCCACCCGACTTTCCAGTAAAGAAAGAAgacattataaagaaacactgcaCAAAGGTGTTCCCAATGGGTGTCCTGACAGCCACAATGTCACTTTTTGGTGTCATTTTGTTCCTCTATGAGATGATCTCCTTGACAATACACAGTCGGGTGAGGGCACCATGTGCTGAGCAAAAGGCCTGAATTGAGGGCTTTGGCATTTGTAACATCTGCCAGGAGAATCTTTGAAGAAATTGCCCATTTTCACACAGTACTATGCAATCACCAACTcattccaaataaaatatcaacttggTTTCTGGGGTGTGTCTAAATTGTATATCTTCCCTTCCTGTCAAATATActcctttctttaaatgttttctcattttatccTCTGTGGGTGATGATCATGTCTTTGGATGTTGCCAACAAGCAGTAGCAGGCAAGAGTACTGGTGAAATGTAAGTTGCTTAAATAAACATGACATACACAAGGTGAAAGAGGTTTGTAAGTAAACTGACacctcaacacacatacacaagaacccCACATTCCTGTGTGGAAACACTTAAGTACTCAGATCTCTGGAGGGGagagctggatgtctcagccttGGCACTGCTGGCATTATGGAATCCTCTCTTGAAGTAAGAAGGCAATGCTGTACACTGAAGATGCCATTGCCATCTGCAGCCTGTCTCTACTAGAAAGCAGTAGCCATATCCTAATTCCCTGGTTGTGATGATCACAAAAGGCCAGGCATCTCCAATGTGCTCTGATGGGCCATGTGGTGTGCAGAAGACAGGACAGCTTGTCAgggttggttttcttgttttaacATCTCCACCACTGTGTTCAATCTCACATTATAAGGCTTGATGGCACACACTCTTACATAGTCAGCAATCTCACCCACCTCAAGTTTATTGCTTTTAAGATACAATATTCTCCCCCTTGTTGCTATAAGTTGAAGTTCATTTCattatgcaaaatacatttattccATCTTTACAACAGTCCCATGTTTCTTTGGGAATCCAGTGTCTTTTTTGGGACTTGGCAGGTTTTCAACAGTGAGACCCTGGACAATCATAAAAGCTTGAACCTTCCACTCCTCTAATTTCTCATTCCCTGTCTCttgccctcccttcccccccttgcccccagtctgctcatgtagatctcatccatttctccattgttgGGCAATCAATGCACCCTTGCTAAGTTCTTCCTTACTagatagcctctctggagctgtggattgtagtctggttatcctttgctttatatctagatccacctatgattgagtacataccatgtttgtccttctgagtccttCTGGgtatacctcactcaggatgatcttttctagttccatccatttgcctgcaaacctcatgatgtcattgtttttttttctgctgagtagtacaccactgtatatatatatatatatatatatatatatatatatatatatatatatatatatatcacattctctttatccattcttaagttgaggggcatcttggttgtttccaggttctggctattacaaataatgctgctattaacatagttgagcatgtgtccttgtggtatgattgggcattccttgggtatatgccaatggcttaaagttagatttcaacaacaacaaaatttacagaaatccaGCAGTCTCAAAGAAATTGaacaatgcccaaatgaatcaccaatgggtcaagaaagaaataaagaaagaaattaaagatttcctagagatcaatgaaaatgaaagtacaacatacccaaacttatgggacattaataaagcagtgataagaggaaaattcataccactaaatgcccacatgaagaagatgaagaaatctcacactagtaactgAATAggacacctgaaagctctagaacaaaaagaatcaaactcacccaggagaaattgaTACCATGAAATGATCAAATTGagtgctgaaatcaatgaaatagaaacaaagagaacaatacaaataatcaataaacaaagagttggttctttgagaaaatcaacaagatagacaatccCTTATCCACAGTAACCAAAAagtagagagagtgagagagcatccaaatcaacagaattagaaatgaaaatggagacataacagacaatgaggaaatccagagaatcatcaggtcttACTAAAAAGCTTGTActacacaaaattgaaaactctaaaagaaaaggaaagttttctggataggtaccacataccaaatataaatcaagaccacataaactatttaaataggccaataaaccttaaggaaatagaaacagtcactaAAAGTGTCCCAACCAGAAAAATCCCAGAACAGATGGATTCAGGGCAGAAATCTAccagaagagctaattccaactCTCTTCAAATTgtcccacacaatagaaacagaaggaatattatcaaactctttttatgaggctacagttaccagGATACCcaaacacaaagatgcaacaaacaAAGTGAATTACAGTATTAAAGGCTCTAGAAAACATCCAAaatctttgttcaaaatctttataaaatattggaTGTCTCATAAATATGggtttctgtaaaattaaaaagaataaaagcaagttGAATACATTCTTTTCCCAATGGAGGGCATTAGGATACAGTTacaattaaatcaaagcaaaacaaatagctGATTGCCCTGCATCGGGTATTCATCCAGGACCTCCTGGGCTCCAAAGGACATAGTAAGTTCCTGTTCTCCAGATTTGCAATCCATAGCATGCATCTTATATCTCATAGGCTCAGACTGGTTCTACTGCACACCTGTTTTTGTATTTGGTGGTCATACCATGATAGTGGCATGTCCACTAATTTGATGTCTCCAATGCAAGTGGGCTGTATTTTACCAATAGCTAGTCTTGTGCCCTTTTCAGAGACTTTCACGCTGCCAGATTGTGCCTAGAATGCAATCTTCTTGATACCCATTTAATCCTGGAGTTTGAACCTTCATCAAGTCTGCACATTCAACAAAGGATTCTTATTC comes from the Peromyscus maniculatus bairdii isolate BWxNUB_F1_BW_parent chromosome X, HU_Pman_BW_mat_3.1, whole genome shotgun sequence genome and includes:
- the LOC143270938 gene encoding uncharacterized protein LOC143270938; this translates as MDLLIQNTQRFANMKEYIFKFSGLICSTSALVFEIILANSQCWCLWEFNNKLVQFVSIGLWETYYTQDFNISGSMTRMLVHTPINETWYKSSEFQYLQVLIAWAISMKILVLIFTSVAIKISYMEEPFIEIQLFCYKMSAIILAVSSLFTLVTVTLNHLVDMYGQTTLEFPPDFPVKKEDIIKKHCTKVFPMGVLTATMSLFGVILFLYEMISLTIHSRVRAPCAEQKA